A DNA window from Arachis hypogaea cultivar Tifrunner chromosome 18, arahy.Tifrunner.gnm2.J5K5, whole genome shotgun sequence contains the following coding sequences:
- the LOC112771012 gene encoding mRNA-decapping enzyme-like protein, translating to MNRQNTDNLVENLLDFEYELKKPYLLYRNAAQEVNGIWFYNEDECEEDSILNGFAVILIFHLCHRIWFSMGIEKEAEAKIQGAVKLLKFTGCSKFPFSL from the exons ATGAATCGACAAAATACAG ACAACCTAGTAGAAAATCTATTGGATTTTGAGTATGAACTTAAGAAGCCATACCTATTATATCGGAATGCGGCTCAAGAAGTTAATGGTATATGGTTTTACAATGAAGATGAATGTGAAGAAGACAGCATCTTAAATGGTTTTGCGGTCATTTTG ATCTTTCACCTCTGTCACCGGATATGGTTTAGTATGGGTATAGAAAAAGAAGCTGAGGCTAAAATACAAGGGGCAGTGAAGCTTTTAAAGTTCACTGG TTGTTccaaatttccattttcattgtaG